From a single Anaerolineales bacterium genomic region:
- the surE gene encoding 5'/3'-nucleotidase SurE — MTKHILVTNDDGVLSPGLLALVQEMRNFGKVTILAPDRNWSGGGHVKTLDRALRVREFRLEDGTQAFASDGAPSDCVSLALLGYFKDKFDLVVSGINFGANLGHDVTYSGTVTAAMEAAIADLPSVAVSLEVPEGHVGPIDFAPSAHAASVAVKNVITHGLPAETLLNVNVPFLKQEEIKGFRITRQGLRVYHSRLDERIDPRGRPYYWIGGDAPTGVPEPGTDVGALSEGYISVTPLQLDLTDYRALSNVSTWEWKGQG; from the coding sequence ATGACAAAGCATATTTTGGTCACCAACGACGATGGTGTACTCTCGCCGGGTCTGCTGGCGCTGGTTCAGGAAATGAGAAATTTCGGCAAAGTCACCATCCTTGCACCGGACCGCAACTGGTCGGGCGGCGGACACGTGAAAACGCTGGACCGCGCCCTGCGCGTACGTGAATTCCGCCTGGAAGACGGTACACAAGCCTTCGCCAGCGACGGCGCGCCCTCCGATTGTGTTTCGCTTGCGCTGCTCGGCTACTTCAAGGATAAGTTTGACCTGGTCGTTTCGGGTATCAATTTCGGCGCGAATTTGGGTCATGACGTAACCTATTCAGGGACCGTCACCGCCGCAATGGAAGCTGCCATTGCAGATCTGCCGAGCGTGGCAGTTTCGCTGGAAGTTCCCGAAGGGCATGTCGGACCGATCGATTTCGCCCCTTCGGCTCATGCGGCAAGTGTGGCTGTCAAGAATGTCATTACGCACGGCTTGCCTGCGGAAACGCTGTTGAATGTCAACGTCCCTTTTCTGAAGCAGGAGGAGATCAAGGGCTTTCGGATCACGCGTCAGGGATTGCGCGTGTATCACAGCCGGTTGGATGAGCGCATTGATCCGCGCGGCAGACCGTATTACTGGATCGGCGGCGATGCGCCAACCGGCGTCCCGGAACCGGGGACAGATGTGGGCGCATTGTCCGAAGGATATATTTCGGTGACGCCTTTGCAATTGGACCTGACCGACTACCGCGCCCTGTCCAACGTCAGCACATGGGAGTGGAAAGGTCAGGGATAA
- a CDS encoding PstS family phosphate ABC transporter substrate-binding protein, whose protein sequence is MFKSVRLFVFMLVTLSLVLAACGGSTSNSGSAPAATSSSSGSQSSGGSSAPAAGEDGLLPIALPALPEPDEVTGDIITAGSSTVFPVSERMAELFQQEGYNGNITVDSIGSGAGYERFCTAGESDIANASRPIRQSEVDNCRAIGREPLEFRVGTDALAIVVSSQNDFLTSISIEELAKVFSGEVTNWNELNPAYPDGKISVYSPGSDSGTFDYFIEVVMTPAYGDQAEAALLGLEGVQLSEDDNVLVQGVAGDPFAIGYFGYAYYVENTSRLKALNVNDVEPSQANVDNASYPLARPLFIYSDAKIMQEKPQVAAFIAFYLNNLDDNIVDVGYFPAPAKAIYSSWGAWLAAVGAPEVNADMVTGDIITAGSSTVFPVSERMAELFQQEGYNGNITVDSIGSGAGYERFCVAGETDIANASRPIRDSEVESCRAIGREPLEFRVGTDALAVVVSSQNDFLTALSLEELGRVFSGEAKLWSDINPAYPAEAIKTYSPGSDSGTFDYFVEEVMEDFGGKETILGLEGIQLSEDDNVLVQGVAGDPYAIGYFGYAYFVENQSTLKALAINDVEPSQANVDNGSYTLARPLFIYSDATIMQEKPQVAAFIAFYLNNLDDNIVDVGYFPAPKKEIYSAWGAWYATVR, encoded by the coding sequence ATGTTCAAATCTGTTCGTTTGTTTGTGTTTATGCTCGTAACGCTCAGCCTCGTGCTGGCTGCCTGCGGAGGTTCCACTTCCAATTCCGGTTCTGCTCCGGCTGCGACTTCTTCAAGTTCGGGTTCGCAGTCCAGTGGAGGTTCATCCGCTCCCGCTGCCGGGGAAGATGGACTTCTGCCGATCGCGCTTCCCGCTTTGCCGGAACCTGATGAGGTGACCGGTGACATCATCACGGCTGGATCCTCGACCGTGTTCCCTGTCTCCGAGCGCATGGCGGAGTTGTTCCAGCAGGAAGGCTACAACGGCAATATCACTGTTGACAGCATTGGTTCCGGTGCCGGATATGAACGCTTCTGTACAGCCGGTGAGAGTGACATCGCCAACGCCTCCCGCCCCATCCGCCAGAGTGAGGTTGACAACTGCCGTGCCATCGGACGCGAACCCCTGGAGTTCCGCGTAGGCACGGATGCGCTCGCCATCGTGGTCTCCTCCCAGAACGACTTCCTGACGTCCATTTCCATCGAAGAACTTGCCAAGGTCTTCTCTGGCGAAGTCACCAACTGGAACGAACTCAATCCCGCCTACCCGGATGGCAAGATCTCTGTGTATTCCCCCGGCTCTGACTCCGGCACCTTTGATTATTTCATCGAAGTTGTGATGACGCCCGCATACGGGGATCAGGCGGAAGCTGCCCTGCTCGGTCTGGAAGGCGTCCAACTCTCGGAAGACGATAATGTGCTGGTGCAGGGCGTTGCGGGCGATCCCTTCGCCATCGGTTACTTCGGCTATGCCTACTATGTCGAGAACACCAGCCGCCTGAAGGCGTTGAATGTCAACGATGTCGAGCCTTCACAAGCCAACGTGGACAATGCTTCGTATCCGCTGGCGCGTCCGTTGTTCATCTATTCGGATGCGAAGATCATGCAGGAGAAGCCGCAAGTTGCCGCTTTCATCGCCTTCTACCTGAACAACCTCGATGACAACATCGTGGATGTGGGTTACTTCCCCGCTCCTGCCAAAGCCATCTACTCCTCCTGGGGCGCATGGCTTGCCGCGGTTGGCGCTCCTGAAGTGAACGCTGATATGGTCACCGGCGACATCATCACGGCTGGATCCTCGACCGTGTTCCCCGTCTCCGAGCGCATGGCGGAACTCTTCCAGCAGGAAGGTTACAACGGCAACATCACCGTTGACAGCATTGGTTCCGGCGCCGGATATGAACGCTTCTGCGTCGCCGGTGAAACCGATATCGCCAACGCCTCCCGCCCCATCCGCGACAGTGAAGTGGAATCCTGCCGCGCTATCGGGCGCGAACCGCTGGAGTTCCGCGTCGGGACGGATGCACTGGCAGTGGTAGTCTCCTCCCAGAACGACTTCCTGACCGCCTTATCCCTTGAAGAACTCGGCAGGGTCTTCTCCGGTGAAGCCAAACTCTGGAGTGACATCAACCCCGCCTACCCCGCCGAAGCCATCAAGACGTATTCTCCCGGCTCCGATAGCGGCACCTTCGATTACTTCGTCGAAGAAGTCATGGAAGACTTCGGTGGCAAAGAAACCATCCTCGGACTCGAAGGCATCCAGCTCTCCGAAGATGACAACGTCCTCGTACAGGGTGTGGCTGGCGATCCGTACGCCATCGGTTACTTCGGCTATGCCTACTTCGTCGAGAACCAATCCACCCTCAAGGCGCTTGCCATCAACGACGTGGAACCCTCACAGGCGAATGTGGACAACGGCTCCTACACGCTTGCCCGCCCGCTCTTCATCTACTCCGATGCCACCATCATGCAGGAGAAACCGCAGGTTGCCGCTTTCATCGCCTTCTACCTGAACAACCTCGATGACAACATCGTGGACGTGGGTTACTTCCCCGCCCCCAAGAAAGAGATTTACTCCGCTTGGGGAGCCTGGTACGCAACAGTCCGCTAA
- the pstC gene encoding phosphate ABC transporter permease subunit PstC, producing the protein MTEQPNHHLNLSRASFRPGDLKRKLRIGEGAIETLLFIVGFLTIFVTVSIVIVLGDQALLFFNDPQVGFREFFMTTQWQPAIGQFGIWALVSATLTTSAIAMAVSLPLGLSAAIYLSEYASPRARSILKPVLEILAGIPTVVYGFFALLFVTPLLREILGADKLGVYNMLSAGIVMGVMILPLISSMSEDALSAVPSSLREAAYAMGATRFEASIQVILPAALSGIGAAIIVGISRAVGETMIVAVASGATSKFTFNPLEAAETMTAHIARISGGDLSYNTIDYNSLFAIALMLFLVTLVLNLISQWVVAKFREQYE; encoded by the coding sequence ATGACAGAACAACCCAATCATCACCTCAACCTATCACGGGCTTCCTTCCGCCCCGGCGATTTGAAACGAAAACTGCGGATCGGGGAAGGCGCCATCGAAACCCTCCTTTTTATTGTGGGATTCCTGACCATTTTTGTGACAGTCAGTATTGTGATCGTTCTGGGTGACCAGGCGCTCTTGTTTTTTAACGACCCGCAGGTCGGATTTCGCGAATTCTTTATGACCACCCAATGGCAGCCTGCCATCGGACAATTTGGCATCTGGGCATTGGTCAGCGCGACACTGACAACCAGCGCAATCGCCATGGCGGTCTCCCTGCCGCTGGGTTTGAGCGCAGCGATCTATCTCAGCGAGTATGCAAGTCCGCGCGCGCGCTCGATCCTGAAGCCTGTGTTGGAAATTCTAGCGGGCATCCCAACCGTGGTGTATGGTTTTTTCGCCCTGCTCTTTGTGACACCCCTGTTGCGCGAGATCCTGGGCGCGGACAAGCTCGGTGTGTACAACATGCTTTCAGCAGGCATCGTGATGGGCGTCATGATCCTGCCGCTCATCTCCTCGATGAGCGAAGACGCGTTGAGCGCGGTCCCCAGTTCCCTGCGCGAGGCGGCGTATGCGATGGGCGCGACCCGCTTCGAGGCGAGCATCCAGGTCATCCTGCCTGCAGCGCTTTCGGGGATCGGCGCGGCGATCATCGTCGGTATCTCGCGGGCGGTCGGCGAGACGATGATCGTGGCAGTCGCCTCGGGTGCGACCTCCAAATTCACCTTCAATCCCCTCGAAGCCGCGGAGACCATGACCGCCCACATCGCCCGCATCAGCGGCGGCGACCTCTCGTACAACACGATCGACTACAACAGCCTATTCGCCATCGCCCTGATGCTCTTCCTTGTCACACTTGTGCTGAATCTGATCAGTCAGTGGGTGGTGGCAAAATTCCGCGAGCAATACGAGTGA
- the pstA gene encoding phosphate ABC transporter permease PstA, producing MTKFSYPEQTDLEKFVAWRYRKAWVWQVLFLSALLIAILSLSALILDVVDGAFGYVAYEFKNDPALFTEKPLDDLNKDELLTVLQENLSRGAYNKLNEEKIMEQRSEGELYNLVIERIIQVKTLETYSLYDSLFRKAEIEAEVAELYPDARLEFRSWLTPRFLTTPMSSRAEFAGVRTALFGSMWLVGIAIAFALPVGVGAAIYLQEYARKNFINRLIQTNINNLAGVPSIVYGMLGLAIFVRAMEALTSGAMFGVTDSNGRTILSAGLTMGILVLPLVIINAQEAIKAVPDSIRQAAFGVGATRWQTVWSHVLPNALPGILTGSILAMSRAVGETAPLIIVGASTFISVDPNGPFSKFTALPIQIYQWTARPQGEFHAIAAAAIIVLLVLLLTLNATAILLRNRFQRRF from the coding sequence ATGACGAAATTTTCCTACCCTGAACAAACCGATTTGGAAAAGTTCGTTGCCTGGCGTTATCGCAAAGCCTGGGTCTGGCAGGTGCTTTTCCTCTCCGCGCTGTTGATTGCCATCCTCAGCCTGTCCGCCCTCATTTTGGATGTAGTAGATGGCGCGTTCGGCTACGTGGCATATGAATTCAAGAACGATCCAGCGCTCTTCACAGAAAAGCCGCTCGACGATCTGAACAAGGATGAATTGCTCACCGTCTTACAGGAGAATCTCTCCCGTGGCGCATACAACAAATTGAATGAAGAAAAGATAATGGAACAACGCAGTGAGGGCGAGTTATACAACCTCGTCATCGAGCGCATCATCCAGGTCAAAACGCTTGAGACGTACTCCTTATACGATTCGCTCTTCCGCAAAGCCGAGATCGAAGCAGAAGTGGCGGAACTCTACCCGGATGCCCGCCTCGAATTCCGCTCATGGCTGACGCCGCGTTTTCTGACGACTCCCATGTCCAGCCGCGCGGAATTTGCCGGAGTGCGGACGGCTCTTTTCGGCTCGATGTGGCTGGTCGGCATCGCCATAGCCTTTGCCCTCCCTGTCGGCGTGGGCGCAGCGATCTACCTGCAGGAATATGCGCGCAAGAACTTTATCAACCGTCTGATACAGACCAATATCAATAACCTGGCGGGCGTGCCGTCCATTGTCTATGGGATGCTCGGGCTGGCGATCTTTGTCCGCGCCATGGAAGCGTTGACCAGCGGTGCCATGTTCGGCGTGACCGACTCGAACGGACGCACCATCCTCTCGGCGGGTTTGACGATGGGCATCCTCGTCCTGCCGCTGGTCATCATCAACGCGCAGGAAGCCATCAAAGCCGTACCGGATTCGATCCGGCAGGCAGCTTTCGGCGTGGGCGCGACGCGCTGGCAGACGGTGTGGAGTCACGTCCTGCCGAACGCGTTACCCGGCATCCTGACTGGCAGCATCCTGGCGATGTCGCGCGCGGTCGGCGAGACAGCTCCGCTCATCATCGTCGGCGCGTCCACCTTCATCAGCGTGGACCCGAACGGACCATTCAGCAAGTTCACCGCCCTGCCGATCCAGATCTACCAGTGGACAGCGCGTCCGCAGGGAGAGTTCCACGCCATTGCCGCGGCAGCGATCATCGTCCTGCTCGTCCTGTTGTTGACGCTGAATGCCACAGCCATCTTATTACGCAACCGCTTCCAACGGCGTTTCTAA
- the pstB gene encoding phosphate ABC transporter ATP-binding protein PstB, translating to MTQPENGKYAIETKNLSIFYGPFEAVKDVELKIEKQKITAIIGPSGCGKSTLLRAFNRMNDFVPTSRVNGEILLHGTNLYSKEIDPVEVRRRIGMVFQKPNPFPKSIYENIAWGARINGFKGNMDELVEQSLRGAALWDEVKGKLKESAYALSGGQQQRLCIARTIAIQPEIILMDEPASALDPISTLRIEELMQELKQNYTIIIVTHNMQQAARVSDYTAMMMLYEETRSGTVIEYDETKTIFTRPSDKRTEDYVTGRFG from the coding sequence ATGACACAACCAGAAAACGGCAAATACGCCATCGAAACCAAAAACCTGAGCATCTTTTACGGTCCTTTCGAGGCTGTCAAAGACGTGGAATTGAAGATCGAAAAGCAGAAGATCACCGCCATCATCGGTCCGTCGGGGTGCGGCAAGTCCACGCTTCTGCGCGCCTTCAACCGCATGAACGATTTCGTCCCCACCAGCCGTGTAAACGGAGAGATTTTACTGCATGGAACCAACCTGTACAGCAAAGAGATCGACCCCGTGGAAGTCCGCCGCCGGATCGGCATGGTCTTCCAGAAACCGAATCCGTTCCCCAAATCCATTTATGAGAACATCGCCTGGGGCGCACGCATCAACGGCTTCAAAGGGAACATGGACGAACTCGTCGAGCAGTCCCTGCGCGGCGCGGCATTATGGGACGAGGTGAAGGGCAAACTTAAGGAAAGCGCTTATGCCCTCTCCGGCGGGCAGCAACAACGCCTGTGCATTGCCCGCACCATCGCCATCCAGCCTGAGATCATTCTGATGGATGAACCCGCCTCAGCCCTGGACCCGATCTCGACTCTCCGTATCGAAGAACTGATGCAGGAACTCAAGCAAAACTACACCATCATTATCGTCACCCACAACATGCAGCAGGCGGCGCGCGTCTCCGATTACACCGCCATGATGATGCTCTACGAAGAGACCCGCTCCGGCACGGTCATTGAATACGACGAGACCAAGACCATCTTCACACGACCATCCGACAAGCGCACTGAAGATTATGTAACGGGAAGGTTCGGGTAA
- a CDS encoding arsenate reductase ArsC, producing the protein MNKPKVLFLCTGNSARSQMAEGFLRVMAGEQFDVFSAGTEPKSRILPEVQEAMREIGIDISGQHPKSVTEYLGKAIFTHVITVCSDAEEKCPAVFLNMGIHEHWSFDDPAQIDDEHRLESTRSMRDQIEHRLRLWLTGQNIAPNDYRQTRLT; encoded by the coding sequence ATGAACAAACCGAAAGTGTTATTCCTATGCACGGGCAATTCCGCGCGCAGCCAGATGGCGGAGGGATTTCTACGCGTCATGGCAGGGGAGCAGTTCGATGTATTCAGCGCAGGCACCGAGCCCAAGAGCAGAATCCTGCCCGAGGTCCAAGAGGCGATGCGCGAGATCGGAATCGACATCTCGGGGCAGCATCCAAAGTCCGTCACGGAATATCTCGGGAAAGCCATCTTCACGCATGTCATCACGGTCTGCTCGGATGCGGAGGAGAAATGTCCTGCCGTGTTTTTGAACATGGGGATCCATGAACACTGGTCCTTCGATGACCCCGCACAGATCGACGACGAACACCGCCTCGAATCGACCCGCAGCATGCGCGATCAGATCGAGCATCGTCTGCGCCTGTGGCTGACCGGGCAAAACATTGCGCCAAACGACTACCGTCAGACGCGATTGACGTAG
- the phoU gene encoding phosphate signaling complex protein PhoU, with product MIRKTFESEIQQVKDDILLLGSMVEHAIIGSVEALKKRDIKAAEAIIAEDKEINKKRFAIENQLMILIATQQPMAHDLRLLASSMEIISELERMGDYAKGIANINIRMGEEALLKPLIDIPRMAQKGADMLHRALTAFVNEDVETAKSIPVEDDEVDALYNQIYRELMIFVIEDPKTIERANWLLWVAHNLERVADRVTNICERTIFIATGSFQEIKSTDDEFWKSQHK from the coding sequence ATGATCAGAAAAACTTTTGAAAGTGAAATCCAGCAGGTAAAGGACGACATCCTTTTGCTTGGCAGTATGGTGGAACATGCCATCATCGGCTCGGTGGAGGCGTTGAAAAAACGCGACATCAAAGCCGCCGAAGCGATCATCGCCGAGGACAAGGAGATCAACAAAAAGCGTTTCGCCATCGAAAACCAGTTGATGATCCTGATCGCCACCCAGCAGCCGATGGCGCACGACCTGCGCCTGCTGGCTTCCTCGATGGAGATCATCTCCGAGTTGGAGCGCATGGGCGATTATGCCAAGGGCATTGCCAACATCAACATCCGCATGGGAGAGGAGGCGCTGCTCAAGCCGCTGATCGACATCCCACGCATGGCACAGAAGGGCGCGGACATGCTGCACCGCGCGCTGACCGCCTTCGTCAATGAAGACGTGGAAACCGCCAAGTCAATCCCCGTCGAAGACGACGAAGTGGACGCGCTCTACAATCAGATCTACCGCGAGTTAATGATCTTTGTCATTGAAGACCCGAAGACCATCGAACGCGCCAACTGGTTGTTGTGGGTTGCGCACAACCTGGAACGCGTTGCGGACCGCGTGACGAACATCTGCGAACGGACGATCTTCATCGCCACCGGCAGTTTCCAGGAGATCAAATCCACCGACGATGAGTTTTGGAAAAGCCAACATAAGTAA
- the pstB gene encoding phosphate ABC transporter ATP-binding protein PstB, which translates to MPETPAFSVQQLDFYYGSSKALSNINLEIQPQKVTALIGPSGCGKSTFLRCLNRMNDTIHGTRVDGKILLYGEDIYGEKMDVVNLRQRVGMVFQKPNPFPQSIYDNVAFGPRVMGMDVNLDEVVEKSLVAAALWDEVKDNLKADAMGLSLGQQQRLCIARVIAVQPEVILMDESTSALDPIATLRVEELIAELKKDYTIVIVTHNMQQAARVSEYTGLFWLGELVEFSPTNEMFTRPKEELTEAYITGRMG; encoded by the coding sequence ATGCCGGAAACTCCCGCCTTCTCCGTCCAGCAATTGGACTTTTACTACGGTTCATCGAAAGCCCTTTCCAACATCAACCTGGAGATCCAACCCCAAAAAGTGACCGCGCTCATCGGTCCGTCGGGCTGTGGCAAGTCCACATTCTTGCGCTGTCTCAACCGCATGAACGACACCATCCACGGCACGCGTGTGGATGGGAAGATTCTGCTCTACGGCGAAGACATCTATGGCGAAAAAATGGACGTGGTCAACCTGCGCCAGCGGGTTGGCATGGTCTTTCAGAAACCGAATCCCTTCCCGCAATCCATCTATGACAACGTGGCGTTCGGTCCGCGTGTGATGGGGATGGATGTGAACCTGGATGAAGTGGTGGAAAAAAGCCTGGTCGCCGCCGCATTGTGGGATGAAGTAAAAGACAACCTGAAAGCTGATGCGATGGGTTTGTCCCTCGGGCAGCAGCAGAGATTGTGTATCGCCCGCGTGATCGCCGTCCAGCCCGAAGTCATCCTCATGGACGAATCCACCTCCGCGCTCGATCCGATTGCCACTCTGCGCGTCGAGGAGTTGATCGCGGAATTGAAAAAGGATTACACCATCGTCATCGTCACGCACAATATGCAGCAAGCCGCTCGCGTATCGGAATATACCGGGCTGTTCTGGCTGGGGGAACTGGTGGAGTTCTCCCCGACCAACGAGATGTTCACCCGCCCCAAGGAAGAATTGACGGAAGCCTATATTACCGGCAGGATGGGGTAG
- a CDS encoding phosphate ABC transporter substrate-binding protein, with product MKRIIILLILSSFLVASCGSNPAQASSNSPTVYIQNKGSDTVVNLALAWAERYQSQHSDVRISVTGGGSGTGIAALLNGTVDLANASRRIKDEEITTARSQGIEPLEHIIARDAIAVIVNAENPVGELTLQQIADIYSGKFTNWKELGGEDRPIVKLSRETNSGTHVYFLETVLRLGRSDDKTLFSTDTLLLPSSEGIVAEVRHNPNAIGYDGLGYVPHDVKMIAIAQEAGGAYVLPSIATVNDKSYPIARDLYMYTNGNPTGIVKDYLDWILSAEAQEIVAELGFVPVE from the coding sequence ATGAAACGCATCATCATATTGCTCATCCTTTCGTCCTTTTTGGTCGCATCCTGCGGCTCGAACCCGGCACAGGCAAGTTCAAATTCCCCGACAGTTTATATTCAAAATAAAGGGTCGGATACCGTTGTCAATCTGGCACTGGCATGGGCGGAACGGTATCAGTCGCAACACTCTGACGTGCGCATTTCGGTGACGGGCGGCGGCTCGGGCACGGGCATCGCCGCATTGCTCAACGGGACGGTTGACCTTGCCAACGCATCGCGCAGGATCAAGGATGAAGAGATTACAACCGCGCGTTCGCAGGGCATCGAGCCGCTCGAGCACATCATCGCGCGCGACGCTATCGCCGTGATCGTGAATGCGGAAAATCCCGTCGGCGAGTTGACGCTTCAGCAGATCGCGGATATTTACAGCGGAAAGTTCACGAACTGGAAGGAATTGGGCGGGGAGGACAGACCCATCGTCAAATTGTCGCGTGAGACCAATTCCGGCACGCACGTTTATTTTTTGGAGACGGTACTGCGGCTGGGACGGAGCGACGACAAAACGTTGTTCTCGACCGACACGCTTCTGCTCCCGTCCTCCGAAGGGATCGTGGCGGAAGTACGCCATAATCCGAACGCCATCGGTTATGACGGGCTTGGCTATGTGCCGCATGACGTAAAGATGATCGCAATTGCACAAGAGGCGGGCGGCGCGTACGTGCTGCCATCCATTGCAACGGTCAATGATAAAAGTTATCCCATTGCGCGCGACCTGTACATGTACACCAACGGGAATCCGACCGGGATCGTCAAGGACTATCTCGATTGGATCCTTTCCGCCGAGGCGCAGGAGATCGTGGCGGAATTGGGCTTTGTGCCTGTGGAATAA
- the pstC gene encoding phosphate ABC transporter permease subunit PstC: protein MEKSLNWREFIITRAIKASGYSAIVFVLLIFFFLLREGLPTLGEVEAGSLLNVRWYPIEDYFGILPLITGSLIVTLGAALIAVPFGIGTAVYISEIAPRWMREILKPLVELLGGLPSVVLGFLGILVVSPYLRVLLDLPTGLTAFTGSLLLGGIAVPTVVSVAEDALDAVPRAYREGAWALGATKWQTIWRVTLPAAKSGVLTAVMLGVGRAIGETMTVMMVTGNAPVLATKLGSLFSPVRTMTATIAAEMGEVANGSTHYHVLFFIGIVLFLISLIVNVIASSVVFRAKKRAERILS, encoded by the coding sequence ATGGAAAAATCGTTAAACTGGCGCGAATTCATCATCACCAGAGCCATCAAGGCAAGCGGATATTCCGCCATCGTCTTTGTGCTGCTCATTTTCTTTTTCCTTCTGCGTGAAGGGCTTCCGACGCTCGGCGAAGTGGAAGCCGGGTCATTGCTCAATGTGCGCTGGTATCCCATCGAAGATTACTTCGGCATCCTGCCGCTCATCACCGGCTCGTTGATCGTCACTCTCGGCGCGGCGCTGATCGCCGTTCCGTTCGGGATCGGGACCGCCGTGTACATCTCCGAGATCGCTCCGCGCTGGATGCGGGAAATTCTCAAACCGCTGGTGGAACTGCTCGGCGGACTCCCGTCCGTAGTGCTGGGATTTCTCGGAATCCTCGTCGTCTCGCCGTACCTGCGCGTCCTTCTGGACCTGCCAACTGGTCTGACCGCCTTTACCGGATCTCTACTCCTCGGCGGGATCGCCGTGCCGACAGTCGTCTCTGTTGCGGAGGACGCGCTGGATGCCGTCCCGCGCGCGTACCGTGAAGGGGCTTGGGCGCTCGGCGCGACCAAATGGCAGACCATCTGGCGGGTCACGCTTCCCGCCGCAAAATCCGGCGTACTGACCGCCGTTATGCTTGGTGTGGGACGCGCCATCGGCGAAACCATGACCGTGATGATGGTGACGGGCAACGCGCCGGTGCTTGCCACCAAACTCGGCAGTCTCTTCTCCCCCGTCCGCACAATGACCGCCACCATTGCGGCTGAAATGGGCGAAGTTGCCAATGGAAGCACACATTACCATGTGCTGTTCTTCATCGGTATTGTGCTGTTTCTCATCTCATTGATCGTGAACGTGATTGCCTCATCCGTTGTCTTCCGCGCGAAGAAACGGGCGGAGAGAATTCTGTCATGA
- the pstA gene encoding phosphate ABC transporter permease PstA has product MMKLLARNRHLVQRLGFTAITLVAVMTVIPIVGVIIFIVYQGGSAISLEFLTGFPREGMREGGILPAIIGTLYLTIGTAVFSVPLGIAAAIYLSEYAKDNRATRLIRLAIINLAGIPSVVYGLFGLGLFVLFLQFGTSILAASLTLSIMTLPVIISTAEEALRSVPQSFRTVSISLGATRWQTIRRIVLKEALPGILTGVILGLERAAGETAPILFTGAAFFLPRLPGSPFDATMALPYHLFVISTQVPEMPIQIQYGTALVLLVFVLTMNVIATIIRSRARARRQW; this is encoded by the coding sequence ATGATGAAACTTCTCGCCCGCAATCGTCATCTCGTTCAACGGCTCGGATTCACCGCCATCACACTGGTCGCGGTGATGACCGTCATTCCCATCGTCGGTGTGATTATCTTCATCGTCTATCAGGGCGGCTCCGCCATTTCGCTGGAATTCCTGACCGGCTTCCCGCGCGAAGGGATGCGCGAAGGCGGCATCCTGCCCGCCATCATCGGCACACTCTACCTGACCATTGGCACGGCGGTCTTCTCCGTTCCATTGGGAATTGCCGCTGCCATCTACCTTTCGGAATACGCCAAGGACAATCGCGCGACCCGCCTGATCCGGCTGGCGATCATCAATCTGGCGGGTATTCCCTCCGTGGTGTACGGTTTGTTCGGGCTGGGATTGTTCGTGCTGTTCCTGCAATTCGGCACATCCATCCTCGCCGCCTCGTTGACGCTCTCGATCATGACCCTGCCCGTCATCATCAGCACCGCGGAGGAAGCGCTACGCTCCGTGCCGCAATCCTTCCGCACGGTCAGCATTTCGCTCGGCGCCACCCGCTGGCAGACCATCCGCCGCATCGTATTGAAGGAAGCGCTGCCCGGCATTCTCACGGGCGTCATCCTCGGTTTGGAACGCGCCGCCGGTGAAACCGCGCCAATCCTGTTCACGGGTGCGGCGTTCTTCCTGCCCCGCCTGCCCGGCTCGCCTTTCGATGCGACCATGGCGCTGCCGTACCATCTCTTTGTCATTTCCACGCAGGTTCCTGAGATGCCGATCCAGATCCAATACGGGACAGCGCTGGTACTGCTCGTCTTTGTCTTGACCATGAACGTGATCGCAACGATCATCCGTTCGCGCGCGAGAGCGAGGCGGCAATGGTAG